Part of the Sporomusa termitida genome, AACAATTGGTCTAACCATAAATGTACTCAGGGAAAACGAAGTATTTAGTATTTTTGATGTAAGTATAAAATGACAGATAGTAGAGCGATTGTGCAGAGTATTACAAAAAAATATGATTGTACGCTAAGCTGAAAACAGCTTTTTTACGGATTTAACTTTCCGAAGCGATCCTGATCTTTTAAAAATCATGGTTTACGAACATTATTAGTTTGGCATGATTATTGCAATGATTAGGAAGATAGATTGCCTTTTAAATTTAAATACTTGTAAAGGAGTTTACTATGTTATGGAAATCAAAAAAATCTTTGTAATTGGAGCCGGTCTTATGGGGGCTGGCATTGCCCAGGTCGCCATTCAGAGTGGCTATGACGTAATTCTCAATGATATTAGCGAGTCCACGCTGGCAAATGGAGCTACTGGGATTGAGGAGCGTCTGAACCGTAGCGTTGCCAAAGGCTTTATGTCTCACGAGGAAAAAGACGCCTGTATGAAACGACTTACTTGTTCTATGGAGCTGGCTTCTGCCGCAGAATGCCAATTTGTCATTGAGGCAATCTACGAAAACTTTGAAGCAAAGCGAGCAGTTTTTGAAAAATTGGATGTTATCTGCCCACCTGAGACGATACTGTCCTCGAACACCTCATCGATTTCCTTGACCGCTCTATCCTCTGTAGTGAAGCGCCCGGAGAAGTTTATAGGCATGCACTTCTTCTCACCGGTTCCCGTAATGAAGCTGCTGGAGATCATACGGGGTCTACGAACCTCTGAAGATACGCTATCCGCTGCGCGAGAAGTCGGCGAACGCCTAGAAAAGGTCATGGTTGTCGCTAAAGACATGCCGGGTTTTATTGTAAACCGTATACTGATTCCGATGTTGAATGAAGCTGTGCAAATTTTAGACGAGAGTATTGGAACAGTCGAAGACATTGATAATGGCATGAAATGTGGCTGTAATCACCCTATGGGTCCCTTGGCATTAGCTGATATGGTCGGGTTGGACGTCCTCCTGGCTGCCATAGAAGTATTTTATTCCGAACTGGGTGACTCGAAGTACCGCCCAGCACCTTTGCTGCGAAAAATGGTGAAAGCCGGATACCTGGGTAGAAAATCTGGAGCAGGTTTTTATCTTTATGAGGCAGGCGGGAAAAAACTAGGGGTTAATCCTGTTCTCAATCAATAACATTCGGCGTTGGCTGACAATATTGAGCAGCCTTCGGAAAAAACACCGCTTTGAGAGCGGCGGGTATCATCTGATTTCATGGTGTCGCGGATGAGACAAATTTGTTGGCTGTTTTTCAACTTCGTTAAATCAGTAAAATGCCCCCTGGTCATTTCTGGCACCCTGGTTTGTTTGTCAAAAGGGGCGTGAATTTGTAATCCCTACATCCTTTAATAATGAAAGTGGTTGAATTAGTTAAAGAGGCAGGCAAGAGGTGGGGTTAACGATTTTAGTTATCTGGGCAGGTTTAACTAATCTTCTCAAGTTACAAAGAAGTACTAAAAGAAGCGAGGTAGAAAAATGTCTGAACTGAAAAACTATTTACTTGGTGACTATCGGGAAACTATCGATTATGTTGACAAAGTTTCGCGTTATGGGCTGACGAAATTCGCCCCATTAATTATATCGTGCGCCATTACAGGCGGCGTCCATGGTAAAGAGTCCAATCCCAATTTGCCTGAGACTATCGAAGAACAGGTACAGCAGTCGTATGACGTATATAATGCGGGTGCAAGTCTCATACACATACATGTTAGGGACAAAAACAATCTAGCAGTTAATACCCCGAAGACGGAAGATTATCTCGAAGTCAACAGTTTAGTACGCGAAAAGTGCCCAGAGGTTATCATCAATAATACATGCCTTGGTGGGCGAATGTTGAAACCAGACGGATCGGCTTCTCCGCAATTGTTGGTGTCTATTGGCGCAAAACCGGAAGTTGCAAGTGTTGATATAGCTTCATTTTCCTCAACGTTAAAACTTGCGGCTAGAAAACCGCCTCTGAGTGGTCGCGACAACGATGAGACGTGGGATGTGTCATATTTGATGACTATGGGAGATGCTGCCAGAACAGTGGAACTTATGAATGAGAACGGGGTTAAACCAGAGTTAGAGATGTATGATATCACAAATATTAAATATATCTCTAACTTGATTAACAAGGGCTTGCTCAAAGGACCGCACTGGGTGCAAATGATTTTTAATGGTACTGGAATTTACCCATCTGTTGAGAATATGCTCTCAGTAACCCGCTTACTTCCCAAAGATTCACTGTTTAGTGTTATCGGGATAGGTGCTGCCCAGACAGCCATGATAACTTTGGCTATAGCCCTTGGACATCATGTTAGGGTTGGTCTAGAAGATAACGTATTTTATGGTCCTCATCAACTCGCAACCAGTAATGCCCAAATGGTTGAGAGGGTTGTACGAATCGCCAAAGAATTAGGAAGGCCGATTGCAACTCCTGCTCAGTCTAGAGAAATGCTAGGACTAGGAGCTCCGCGGCAGTATACTTACAACAAATAGTTATAGTTATTGCTTTTGGAAAGTATTGGTATTGCCTGGTAACTCACCTTAGGTTTAAAACAGGAAATCAAAATTAGGTAAGCGGCCCCAAGAGCCAAAGCGTATAGTGACAGGGAATATCGAGCCAGTGGAGTTGTTCTGAACTACCTAAAAGGGGCTGTCGCGTTAAGAGAGCCCCTAAGACGAACAAAAGAACGGTAACCGGCATAGCCGGAAACCGTTCTTTTGTTGTAAAATCAGGTTGTGAAGCCCGAGAAAATACAATCAAATTATACAACAGAAGCAAATGTATATCAACCGCATTTGCGCTCATCCACGGCTGTACGGACACAAGGGGCAGTATAGTACTATGGCGGCGCATATGCCACCCGAGCATCAAAGCGGGCATCCACCATCTTTTGCTCTCAGTTCGATGTTGCCGGCTGGCATCTCAAGATCAGCGAGCCCACATTGGCTGACGCCATCTGTGATCGCATTGTCCACGACTCTT contains:
- a CDS encoding 3-hydroxybutyryl-CoA dehydrogenase, whose translation is MEIKKIFVIGAGLMGAGIAQVAIQSGYDVILNDISESTLANGATGIEERLNRSVAKGFMSHEEKDACMKRLTCSMELASAAECQFVIEAIYENFEAKRAVFEKLDVICPPETILSSNTSSISLTALSSVVKRPEKFIGMHFFSPVPVMKLLEIIRGLRTSEDTLSAAREVGERLEKVMVVAKDMPGFIVNRILIPMLNEAVQILDESIGTVEDIDNGMKCGCNHPMGPLALADMVGLDVLLAAIEVFYSELGDSKYRPAPLLRKMVKAGYLGRKSGAGFYLYEAGGKKLGVNPVLNQ
- a CDS encoding 3-keto-5-aminohexanoate cleavage protein; translated protein: MSELKNYLLGDYRETIDYVDKVSRYGLTKFAPLIISCAITGGVHGKESNPNLPETIEEQVQQSYDVYNAGASLIHIHVRDKNNLAVNTPKTEDYLEVNSLVREKCPEVIINNTCLGGRMLKPDGSASPQLLVSIGAKPEVASVDIASFSSTLKLAARKPPLSGRDNDETWDVSYLMTMGDAARTVELMNENGVKPELEMYDITNIKYISNLINKGLLKGPHWVQMIFNGTGIYPSVENMLSVTRLLPKDSLFSVIGIGAAQTAMITLAIALGHHVRVGLEDNVFYGPHQLATSNAQMVERVVRIAKELGRPIATPAQSREMLGLGAPRQYTYNK